Proteins from a genomic interval of Maylandia zebra isolate NMK-2024a linkage group LG15, Mzebra_GT3a, whole genome shotgun sequence:
- the lyrm2 gene encoding LYR motif-containing protein 2, which yields MTVSRLPSAALSLKQFLHRQNVLGIYRNILRTIRRVPDEADRKFLRDWAREEFHRNKNVTHEDAIRMMITQASNHLAELQKSLALAHS from the exons ATGACCGTTTCACGGTTGCCGTCTGCTGCGCTTTCTTTAAAGcag TTTTTACACAGGCAGAATGTGTTGGGGATCTACAGAAACATACTGAGGACCATACGACGGGTGCCAGATGAGGCAGATAGGAAGTTCTTGAGAGACTGGGCCAGAGAGGAATTCCATAGGAACAAGAATGTCACACATGAG GATGCAATCCGTATGATGATCACACAAGCTTCCAATCACCTGGCGGAGCTGCAGAAGTCTCTGGCGTTGGCCCACAGTTAA
- the LOC112430891 gene encoding ATP-dependent RNA helicase DDX54-like, which translates to MYLIGKLSIRLKAITRKGVFSEVVGGKRRGQQEDGEERPKTKKKRQSGKDEEYYIPYRPKDFDSERGLSLGGEGSAFEQQASSAVLDLMGDEGDRLNQQKKMMKWDRKRKRFVRETGKEDQKKKIKTDSGQVISNKKNRKNLYPSNKKLLCVLLSMTLFSTPMTILSCTVKMLYHLTTCPTRNIKHNLFFSSVKPSHMKDLI; encoded by the exons atgtatttaattggAAAACTCTCTATTCGTCTAAAGGCTATAACAAGAAAG GGGGTGTTTTCAGAAGTGGTAGGTGGTAAAAGAAGAGGTCAGCAGGAAGATGGCGAAGAGCGACCAAAGACCAAGAAAAAGAGGCAGTCAGGCAAAGATGAAGAGTATTATATCCCTTACAGACCTAAAGACTTTGACTCTGAGAGAGG GTTGAGTCTCGGTGGAGAGGGCAGTGCTTTTGAACAGCAGGCCTCTTCAGCTGTCCTTGATCTCATGGGAGATGAAGGCGATCGCCTTAaccagcagaagaaaatgatgaaATG gGACCGTAAGAGGAAGCGTTTTGTGAGAGAAACgggaaaagaagaccagaagaagaagatcaaAACAGACAGCGGTCAGGTTATCAGTAACAAGAAGAACAGGAAGAACTTGTATCCTTCCAACAAAAAGCTTCTCTGTGTGCTGCTCTCAATGACCCTCTTCTCTACTCCTATGACAATATTAAGCTGTACTGTGAAGATGTTGTATCACTTGACAACATGTCCAACCCGCAACATCAAGCATAACCTATTTTTTAGCAGTGTAAAACCATCTCATATGAAAGATCTCATATGA